A part of Catalinimonas alkaloidigena genomic DNA contains:
- a CDS encoding sensor histidine kinase, protein MSIGTSSGKWGRRVGSVLVLVAGVGALLTIGLALGWFRTTGAWVVGGLGVVLVWSIWQWQGAVLRHRRAEQALQALQAEPGAANAVHSNIAGQGPELRLEESRQLLQAILDFSPTIIFVKDVEGRYLMVNRGYSEFYGLTEDAIRGKNDTELYSEAVSQMLRAHDQHVLETGTRQSYLERVPFHGEVRDYISVKFPLYDARGQAIAVCGIATDISEQIKNERLLREKEQKIQLAAEGAGLALWEWDLTTHTLQADSRLFELLHQPTETTTLNRTATLALIHPDERAGLRQALTGYLDQPTTPAAPFRLELRLLTGTREWKWVLVQGVLRTPETDGQPRRLIGIVQDVDAQKKYEQSLEQQNQKILDTNRELESFSYTVSHDLRAPLRSIDGFVRILRQEYTDVFDAEGRRMLSVIEDSVQHMNRLIEALLNYSRLGRLEIRRTTLPTAPIFEEVFQEVNATYGGSAQLRLPDALPAVFADRNLLRIVIWNLVSNALKFSAKKSRPLVEVEATSDEHYHTFIIKDNGVGFDMKDVEKLFQVFQRLHVAHQFEGTGIGLATVARIVKRHGGQVAAVAVPGQGASFTFTLPVHQPVASTWEPGSAVAMDV, encoded by the coding sequence ATGAGCATCGGTACATCTTCGGGAAAGTGGGGTAGACGGGTAGGAAGCGTGCTCGTCCTGGTGGCGGGCGTGGGCGCCTTGCTGACCATCGGCTTGGCGCTGGGTTGGTTCCGTACTACCGGCGCGTGGGTCGTCGGCGGGCTGGGCGTGGTGTTGGTGTGGAGCATCTGGCAGTGGCAGGGGGCGGTTTTACGACACCGGCGTGCCGAGCAAGCACTTCAGGCCCTGCAAGCGGAACCAGGCGCAGCCAACGCTGTACACTCCAACATCGCTGGTCAGGGTCCCGAGCTGCGGCTGGAAGAGAGCCGACAACTACTCCAGGCGATTCTGGATTTTTCGCCGACGATCATTTTTGTGAAAGATGTAGAAGGACGCTACCTGATGGTGAACCGGGGGTACAGCGAGTTCTACGGCCTGACTGAGGACGCCATCCGGGGGAAGAACGATACGGAACTGTATTCAGAGGCCGTGAGTCAGATGCTGCGCGCCCACGATCAGCACGTGCTGGAAACCGGCACCCGGCAAAGTTACCTGGAGCGTGTGCCGTTCCACGGTGAGGTGCGCGACTACATCAGCGTCAAATTTCCGTTGTACGATGCGCGAGGCCAGGCCATTGCCGTGTGCGGCATTGCTACCGACATTTCGGAACAGATCAAAAACGAACGCTTACTTCGGGAAAAGGAGCAGAAAATTCAGCTGGCGGCGGAAGGGGCCGGGCTTGCCCTGTGGGAGTGGGACCTGACAACCCATACGCTCCAGGCCGACAGCCGGCTGTTCGAGCTACTCCATCAGCCCACCGAAACTACGACGTTAAACCGAACGGCCACACTGGCGCTGATCCATCCCGACGAGCGGGCGGGCCTACGGCAGGCGTTGACGGGTTATCTGGACCAACCTACGACTCCGGCTGCGCCTTTTCGCCTCGAACTGCGCTTGCTGACCGGGACGCGCGAGTGGAAGTGGGTTTTGGTGCAGGGCGTGCTCCGTACCCCCGAAACCGACGGACAGCCGCGGCGGCTGATCGGCATTGTGCAGGATGTCGATGCACAAAAAAAATACGAGCAATCGCTCGAGCAGCAAAACCAGAAGATTCTGGATACCAACCGCGAACTGGAGTCCTTCAGCTATACTGTCTCGCACGACCTGCGTGCGCCTTTGCGGTCCATCGATGGGTTTGTCCGCATTCTGCGGCAGGAGTATACCGACGTGTTCGATGCCGAAGGCCGTCGCATGCTGTCCGTGATCGAAGACAGTGTACAACACATGAACCGCCTGATCGAAGCGCTGCTGAACTACTCGCGGTTGGGGCGGTTGGAAATCAGGCGAACCACGTTGCCCACTGCGCCCATTTTTGAGGAAGTTTTTCAGGAAGTGAACGCGACCTACGGCGGAAGTGCGCAACTGCGGCTTCCCGACGCACTACCGGCCGTTTTTGCTGACCGCAACCTGTTGCGCATCGTCATCTGGAATCTGGTGTCGAATGCTTTAAAGTTTTCCGCAAAAAAGTCGCGCCCCCTTGTGGAAGTCGAGGCAACCAGCGACGAGCATTACCATACCTTTATTATAAAAGACAACGGCGTGGGGTTTGATATGAAAGATGTCGAGAAACTGTTTCAGGTGTTTCAGCGGCTGCACGTAGCGCATCAATTTGAGGGAACCGGCATCGGACTCGCTACCGTGGCCCGCATCGTCAAGCGTCATGGCGGGCAGGTGGCGGCGGTGGCGGTACCGGGACAAGGCGCCTCGTTTACCTTTACGTTACCCGTGCATCAGCCGGTGGCTTCAACCTGGGAGCCAGGGTCCGCGGTGGCGATGGATGTATGA
- a CDS encoding helix-turn-helix transcriptional regulator, translating to MSSFIPQYNLEPDFLLKKSILFEVKETFLTVYNFFDPHQNVPLQSQYLTFIAIIRGDAMLKLGDENLDLLTGESFLLLPGTQEHLQFPRTSYANPVQCMVIEFPMQRVADTLSLINEYYSDGQDEISDRQVLRSRYSRVKSEQVFRSVTKLLQVMEEEVSCKKLLIDTNITELLIRTMQTPLQGVILEYSRPSAHGHRIEFTANYIRQNLATPITLQALADQACMSKASFLRHFKQEFGVAPIEYINRERIRLSKKRLADPQKTVADVAFELGFKNAGYFIRTFKKYVGTTPKSYQQQLIAS from the coding sequence ATGAGTTCTTTCATCCCACAATACAATTTAGAACCCGATTTTTTACTTAAAAAGAGCATTCTTTTCGAGGTAAAAGAGACATTTCTAACGGTTTACAACTTTTTTGACCCCCACCAGAACGTTCCTCTCCAGAGTCAGTACCTTACCTTTATTGCAATTATCCGGGGAGACGCCATGCTGAAACTGGGCGACGAGAATCTCGATCTGCTCACGGGCGAATCATTTCTGCTGCTGCCCGGCACCCAGGAGCACCTGCAGTTTCCGCGCACCTCGTACGCCAATCCGGTGCAATGTATGGTGATCGAGTTCCCGATGCAACGCGTGGCCGATACCCTTTCGTTGATCAACGAGTATTACTCGGACGGACAGGACGAGATTTCGGACCGGCAGGTGTTGCGGTCACGGTACAGCCGTGTAAAAAGCGAGCAGGTGTTCCGGTCGGTGACCAAGCTGTTGCAGGTGATGGAGGAAGAAGTTTCCTGTAAGAAGCTGTTGATTGACACGAACATCACGGAACTCTTGATCCGCACCATGCAGACGCCACTCCAGGGGGTCATTTTGGAATACAGCCGTCCGTCGGCGCACGGACACCGCATTGAATTTACGGCCAATTACATCCGTCAAAACCTCGCGACCCCCATCACCCTCCAGGCACTGGCCGACCAGGCTTGCATGAGCAAAGCCAGTTTTCTACGCCACTTTAAGCAGGAGTTTGGCGTAGCGCCCATCGAGTACATTAACCGGGAGCGCATTCGCCTGTCCAAGAAGCGACTGGCCGATCCACAAAAGACCGTGGCCGATGTGGCGTTCGAGCTCGGCTTTAAAAACGCCGGGTATTTTATCCGTACGTTCAAAAAATACGTCGGCACCACACCCAAAAGCTACCAGCAGCAGCTCATCGCATCTTAG
- a CDS encoding sensor histidine kinase: protein MDPSDFTERPIRILILEDYLSDAELLERELRKAKIVFEAQIASTQEQFMAYLREPPDLILADYTVPGFNGLEALEIVRQQYPFLPFVFTTGTLGEERAVETLQKGASDFLLKDNIHRLPFVIRRVLREAEENQARRRAQEALQKSEERYRLLAESTKDLIGLHETETFAYTWLSSSVQELLGFAPDELLGRPFAELVHPDDRPTLAKLQAHLRLHQTLPFDRLEVRMKHRDGSFRWMDKIIKLRRNGGAVQLQSHSRDITAYKQVLEKLIQTNTELENFAYITSHDLRAPVVNMQSLMRMCDRSGANHEKNLRIMEKLDHAVEQMALTLEDLTEIVEVRKGGSVYKRPVVLSELMQFVLESIEEQIRQTQATVQADFDAAPVITSNYSFLRSILQNLVTNAVRYRHPDRAPQIRIESTPASGGIYIRVADNGLGIDLARYSDRLFQLHQRFHEGTEGRGIGLYLVKKQLEVLEGHIDVESEVDVGTTFRIFLKNFA, encoded by the coding sequence ATGGACCCCTCGGATTTCACCGAACGCCCCATCCGCATCCTGATTCTGGAAGATTACCTTAGCGATGCTGAACTGCTGGAGCGTGAACTCCGGAAAGCCAAAATCGTATTCGAAGCGCAGATTGCGTCTACGCAAGAGCAGTTTATGGCCTACTTGCGCGAGCCCCCGGACCTGATCCTGGCCGACTATACGGTGCCGGGTTTCAACGGGCTGGAAGCGCTGGAAATCGTCCGGCAGCAGTACCCTTTTCTGCCGTTTGTCTTCACCACCGGGACGCTGGGCGAGGAACGGGCCGTAGAAACGCTGCAAAAAGGAGCGTCCGATTTTTTGTTGAAAGACAACATCCACCGCCTGCCGTTTGTCATCCGGCGCGTGCTGCGCGAGGCGGAAGAAAACCAGGCCCGCCGCCGCGCCCAGGAGGCGTTGCAGAAAAGTGAGGAGCGTTACCGACTGCTGGCGGAAAGTACCAAGGACCTGATCGGGTTACACGAAACAGAAACCTTTGCCTACACCTGGCTGAGCAGCTCCGTACAGGAATTGCTGGGCTTTGCGCCGGACGAACTGCTGGGGCGTCCGTTTGCCGAACTGGTGCATCCGGACGATCGGCCCACCCTGGCCAAGTTGCAGGCACATCTGCGCCTCCACCAAACGCTGCCCTTCGATCGGCTGGAAGTACGGATGAAACACCGGGACGGTAGTTTCCGGTGGATGGACAAGATCATCAAACTGCGCCGGAACGGCGGAGCCGTGCAACTGCAGTCGCATTCGCGCGACATCACCGCCTACAAACAGGTGCTCGAAAAGCTGATCCAGACCAATACCGAACTGGAGAACTTTGCCTACATCACGTCGCACGACCTGCGCGCACCGGTCGTGAACATGCAAAGTTTGATGCGCATGTGCGACCGGTCGGGTGCCAACCACGAGAAAAACCTGCGAATCATGGAAAAGCTGGACCATGCCGTCGAGCAAATGGCTCTGACGCTGGAAGACCTGACCGAGATTGTGGAGGTGCGGAAGGGGGGGAGCGTCTACAAGCGCCCGGTGGTGTTGTCCGAGCTGATGCAATTTGTACTCGAAAGCATCGAAGAGCAGATTCGTCAGACGCAGGCGACTGTGCAGGCCGACTTCGACGCCGCCCCCGTCATCACGTCGAATTACAGCTTTTTGCGCAGTATTTTACAAAACTTGGTGACCAACGCCGTGCGCTACCGCCACCCGGACCGTGCGCCCCAAATCCGAATCGAAAGTACGCCGGCGTCCGGTGGCATCTACATTCGGGTCGCCGACAACGGACTAGGCATTGATCTGGCCCGATACAGCGACCGCCTTTTTCAGTTGCATCAGCGTTTTCACGAGGGCACCGAAGGCCGGGGCATTGGGCTGTACCTGGTAAAAAAGCAATTGGAAGTGTTGGAAGGGCACATCGACGTGGAGAGCGAGGTCGACGTCGGTACTACGTTCCGGATTTTCCTGAAAAACTTTGCCTGA
- a CDS encoding response regulator, translated as MQRIMIVDDDHIHHFVYEEMIADTQVAQEVLTFAQASKALDFLGDACHDADQLPDLILLDLNMPHISGWDFLEAYQKIRPDFAKDVVLMILSSSVYQKDIDRAHAYEDVADFVMTPLTEDKLRTIRDQFFATS; from the coding sequence TTGCAACGAATCATGATCGTGGACGACGACCACATCCATCACTTTGTATACGAAGAGATGATTGCCGATACCCAAGTGGCGCAAGAGGTTCTGACGTTCGCGCAGGCCAGCAAAGCCCTGGATTTTCTGGGCGATGCCTGCCACGATGCCGACCAATTGCCGGACCTGATTCTACTGGATCTGAACATGCCGCACATCAGCGGCTGGGATTTTCTGGAGGCTTATCAGAAGATACGTCCCGATTTTGCCAAAGATGTGGTGCTGATGATTCTCTCTTCCTCGGTGTATCAGAAAGACATTGATCGGGCTCATGCCTACGAAGACGTTGCCGATTTTGTGATGACGCCCCTGACGGAAGACAAACTGCGTACCATCCGCGATCAGTTTTTTGCGACGTCTTAA